A region of Pyxidicoccus trucidator DNA encodes the following proteins:
- a CDS encoding NADAR family protein produces MAGTEQRGFTFFWREESPFSQWHRSDFVVDGVRYMCAEQYMMAGKARLFGDAEVLASILKSASPKTHKALGRKVRNFDAALWERERERIVYEGNRAKFTQHAQLLETLLATKGTELVEASPLDRIWGVGLGAEDPRIQDPSKWRGLNLLGKVLTKLREDLLAEGVTEARPAR; encoded by the coding sequence ATGGCTGGAACGGAGCAGCGCGGGTTCACGTTCTTCTGGCGTGAGGAGTCCCCCTTTTCGCAGTGGCACCGCTCGGACTTCGTCGTGGATGGCGTCCGCTACATGTGCGCGGAGCAGTACATGATGGCGGGCAAGGCGCGCCTCTTCGGAGACGCGGAGGTGCTGGCGAGCATCCTGAAGTCCGCCTCGCCGAAGACGCACAAGGCGCTGGGGCGCAAGGTGCGTAACTTCGACGCCGCGCTGTGGGAGCGCGAGCGGGAGCGCATCGTCTACGAGGGCAACCGCGCCAAGTTCACCCAGCACGCGCAGCTCCTGGAGACGCTGCTGGCCACGAAGGGCACGGAGCTGGTGGAGGCCAGTCCGCTGGACCGCATCTGGGGCGTGGGCCTGGGCGCGGAGGACCCTCGCATCCAGGACCCGTCGAAGTGGCGGGGGCTGAACCTGCTGGGCAAGGTGCTCACGAAGCTGCGTGAGGACCTGCTCGCGGAGGGCGTCACGGAGGCCCGCCCCGCGCGCTGA
- a CDS encoding glycosyltransferase family 4 protein: protein MAIHQLIPSFVPGDATGQAALHLQLLLRRMGHAGALYADEVGSGLEGLASPASALKPGPEDLVLYHHGIASPLSSRLMHLPCRRGVVFHNISPARFYTGLPLADALVAGRAQLAAMAPFADVAIGVSDFNAAELRAAGYRNVHTVPLFIEPERFSRASADEKLLKQLSGPGPVLLGVSRVMPHKRFEDLLTLHRELLRLRPQARLLMVGGYEPGSRYFRSLKQQARGLSGVQFLGRLSHAQLVAAYRSASVFVSMSEHEGFGVPLIEAMAAEVPVLAYAAAAVPETLGGAGVAFDQKRFAFLAELAVDLSEDLSLRAPVIAGQTRRLEHFSAASAQLALSRALEGQLPRPAPRPRKAPKRPRVGLVVQRYGEVTGGAEKLAAQMAEHLAPHWDITVLTTCAKNHLSWDNVFPPGPDEVDGIKVLRFPSTRVRNIRGFNGLSRQVFDKPNERLREEQWVAEQGPLCPGLLDHLATSRDAYDGYLFFTYLYAPTVWGLPLVADRALLVPTTHDESPIRFGVYSDVFERPRALLCLTPEELTIIEKYFPNHARTRVVGVGVDRPEADGARFREKHGIRGHYLLYVGRQEPGKGVGELLQYHQALKQRYADAPDLVLAGDTNMELSGEGVRYLGRIDEQDKHDALAGALAVVVPSRYESLSLLTLEAFAQGTPVLVNGRSDVLVGQVERSGAGRTYTDLDSFIRGLREVGDERGPLGKKGLAYVKKQGWPQVVAAYREELERILEENRQ, encoded by the coding sequence ATGGCGATCCACCAGTTGATTCCAAGCTTTGTCCCCGGCGACGCCACCGGGCAGGCCGCGCTGCACCTCCAGCTCTTGCTGCGCCGGATGGGCCACGCGGGCGCGCTGTACGCGGACGAGGTGGGCTCGGGCCTGGAGGGTCTTGCCAGCCCCGCCTCCGCCCTGAAGCCCGGGCCCGAGGACCTGGTCCTGTACCACCACGGCATCGCCTCGCCGCTGAGCAGCCGGCTGATGCACCTGCCCTGCCGGCGCGGAGTCGTGTTCCACAACATCAGCCCCGCGCGCTTCTACACGGGCCTGCCGCTGGCGGATGCGCTGGTGGCGGGGCGGGCCCAGCTCGCCGCCATGGCGCCCTTCGCGGACGTGGCCATCGGCGTGTCGGACTTCAATGCCGCGGAGCTGCGCGCCGCGGGCTACCGCAACGTCCACACGGTGCCCCTCTTCATCGAGCCGGAGCGCTTCAGCCGGGCCAGCGCGGACGAGAAGCTGCTGAAGCAGCTCTCCGGCCCCGGCCCCGTGCTGCTCGGCGTCAGCCGGGTGATGCCGCACAAGCGCTTCGAGGACCTCCTCACCCTGCACCGCGAGCTGCTGCGGCTGCGGCCCCAGGCGCGTCTGCTCATGGTGGGCGGGTACGAGCCGGGCAGCCGCTACTTCCGCTCGCTGAAGCAACAGGCCCGGGGCTTGAGCGGGGTGCAATTCCTCGGGCGGCTGAGCCACGCGCAGCTGGTGGCGGCGTACCGCTCCGCGTCCGTCTTCGTCTCCATGAGCGAGCACGAGGGCTTCGGCGTCCCGCTCATCGAGGCCATGGCGGCCGAGGTGCCGGTGCTGGCGTACGCGGCGGCGGCGGTGCCGGAGACGCTGGGCGGCGCGGGGGTGGCCTTCGACCAGAAGCGCTTCGCCTTCCTCGCCGAGCTGGCGGTGGACCTGAGCGAGGACCTGTCCCTGCGCGCGCCGGTCATCGCCGGACAGACGCGCAGGCTGGAGCACTTCTCCGCGGCGTCGGCGCAGCTCGCCCTCTCCCGCGCGCTGGAGGGGCAGCTGCCCCGGCCCGCGCCGCGCCCGCGCAAGGCGCCGAAGCGGCCTCGGGTGGGGCTGGTGGTGCAGCGCTACGGAGAGGTGACGGGCGGCGCGGAGAAGCTGGCCGCGCAGATGGCCGAGCACCTGGCCCCGCACTGGGACATCACGGTGCTGACCACGTGCGCGAAGAACCACCTGTCCTGGGACAACGTCTTCCCGCCGGGGCCGGACGAGGTGGACGGCATCAAGGTGCTGCGCTTCCCGTCGACGCGGGTGCGCAACATCCGCGGCTTCAACGGGCTGTCGCGGCAGGTGTTCGACAAGCCCAACGAGCGGCTGCGCGAGGAGCAGTGGGTGGCCGAGCAGGGCCCGCTGTGTCCCGGACTGCTGGACCACCTGGCCACCTCGCGCGACGCGTACGACGGCTACCTGTTCTTCACGTACCTCTACGCGCCGACGGTGTGGGGGCTGCCGCTGGTGGCGGACCGGGCGCTGCTGGTGCCCACGACGCATGACGAGTCGCCCATCCGCTTCGGCGTGTACTCGGACGTGTTCGAGCGCCCGCGCGCGCTCCTCTGCCTCACGCCGGAGGAGCTGACCATCATCGAGAAGTACTTCCCGAACCACGCGCGGACGCGGGTGGTGGGCGTGGGCGTGGACCGGCCCGAGGCGGACGGCGCGCGCTTCCGGGAGAAGCACGGCATCCGCGGGCACTACCTGCTCTACGTGGGGCGGCAGGAGCCGGGCAAGGGCGTGGGAGAGCTGCTCCAGTACCACCAGGCGCTGAAGCAGCGGTACGCGGACGCGCCGGACCTGGTGCTGGCGGGCGACACCAACATGGAGCTGTCCGGCGAGGGCGTGCGCTACCTGGGCCGCATCGACGAACAGGACAAGCACGACGCGCTGGCCGGAGCGCTGGCGGTGGTGGTGCCGTCCCGGTACGAGAGCCTGTCGCTGCTGACGCTGGAGGCCTTCGCGCAGGGCACGCCGGTGTTGGTGAACGGGCGCTCGGACGTGCTGGTGGGGCAGGTGGAGCGCAGCGGGGCGGGCCGGACGTACACGGACCTGGACTCGTTCATCCGGGGCCTGCGCGAGGTGGGCGACGAGCGGGGCCCGCTGGGGAAGAAGGGGCTCGCGTACGTGAAGAAGCAGGGCTGGCCACAGGTGGTGGCGGCCTACCGTGAGGAGCTGGAGCGCATCCTCGAGGAGAATCGCCAATGA
- a CDS encoding glycosyltransferase family 4 protein, with protein sequence MSTGPIAFDATLWDEPTTGIGLYTRCLASALEGLGVRLEKLGAHGSGEHPRGDAGRTAWTLGRLPRVLQHTGAPLYHAHGNFNLPLTRVPGTAYVLTVHDLIPLLMRDTVSNAFRWQFRLWLARSVALADRVVCVSERTRQDLLARLPEAEARTVVVPNGVDHVDVPVLDSTSVDFLRALSLPKDYVLYAGSLDARKNVDLVLDAMERLRTRGRPVSLVLAGQSWFGSGRVEKRIARLRSEGYDVRSLGYQADPVFYELMRRAAVFVFPSRYEGFGLPPLEAMRLGTPTIVSNAGSLPEVCGDAALAVGPDDAEGLAQAIDRLLRSPEERRALAEKGKARAAEFTWKRTAEGTLAAYEAALRR encoded by the coding sequence GTGTCCACCGGCCCCATCGCCTTCGACGCGACACTCTGGGACGAGCCGACCACCGGCATCGGCCTGTATACCCGTTGTCTTGCCTCCGCCCTGGAAGGACTGGGCGTGCGCCTGGAGAAGCTGGGCGCGCACGGCTCCGGCGAGCACCCCCGAGGTGACGCGGGTCGCACCGCGTGGACGCTCGGCCGGCTGCCGCGGGTGCTCCAGCACACGGGCGCGCCGCTGTACCACGCGCACGGCAACTTCAACCTCCCGCTCACCCGCGTGCCCGGCACGGCCTACGTGCTCACGGTGCATGACCTGATTCCGCTGCTGATGCGGGACACCGTGTCCAACGCCTTCCGCTGGCAGTTCCGCCTGTGGCTGGCGCGCAGCGTGGCGCTGGCGGACCGGGTGGTGTGCGTGAGCGAGCGCACCCGGCAGGATTTGCTGGCCCGCCTCCCTGAGGCGGAAGCGCGCACCGTGGTGGTGCCCAACGGCGTGGACCACGTCGACGTGCCGGTGCTGGACTCCACCAGCGTGGACTTCCTGCGCGCGCTGTCGCTGCCGAAGGACTACGTGCTCTACGCGGGCTCGCTGGACGCGCGGAAGAACGTGGACCTGGTGCTGGATGCCATGGAGCGGCTGCGCACGCGCGGCCGGCCGGTGTCGCTGGTGCTGGCGGGGCAGAGCTGGTTCGGCTCCGGCCGCGTGGAGAAGCGCATCGCCCGGCTGCGCTCGGAGGGGTACGACGTGCGCTCGCTCGGCTACCAGGCCGACCCCGTGTTCTACGAGCTGATGCGCCGCGCGGCCGTGTTCGTGTTCCCCTCGCGCTATGAGGGCTTCGGCCTGCCTCCGCTGGAGGCCATGCGCCTGGGCACGCCCACCATCGTCTCCAACGCGGGCTCGCTCCCGGAGGTCTGCGGCGACGCGGCGCTGGCGGTGGGGCCGGACGACGCGGAGGGGCTGGCCCAGGCCATCGACCGGCTGCTGCGCTCGCCGGAGGAGCGGAGGGCCCTGGCGGAAAAGGGGAAGGCCCGCGCCGCGGAGTTCACCTGGAAGCGGACCGCCGAGGGCACCCTGGCGGCGTACGAGGCCGCGCTTCGGCGTTAG